From Phycodurus eques isolate BA_2022a chromosome 1, UOR_Pequ_1.1, whole genome shotgun sequence, one genomic window encodes:
- the kctd6b gene encoding BTB/POZ domain-containing protein KCTD6 isoform X1 codes for MENGGWGHRMTTLVTLNVGGHLYTTSLSTLQRYPDSMLGAMFRGDFPTARDSHGNYFIDRDGTLFRYILNFLRTSELTLPADFTETDLLRKEADFYQIEPLIHCLSDPKPLYPPDIFEQVVELSSTRKLSKYSNPVAVIITQLTITTKVHALLEGISNNFTKWNKHMMDTRDCQVSFTFGPCDYHQEVSLRVHLMDYIMKQGFTIRNTRVHHMSERANENTVEHHWTFCRPAQIVED; via the exons ATGGAGAATGGAGGCTGGGGCCATAGG ATGACTACTCTTGTTACCTTAAACGTAGGAGGTCACCTGTACACCACCAGTTTGTCCACACTGCAGCGTTATCCGGACTCCATGCTGGGGGCCATGTTCCGGGGAGATTTCCCAACAGCCCGTGATTCGCATGGAAATTACTTTATTGACCGTGACGGCACACTTTTCAGATACATCCTGAACTTCCTGCGGACGTCAGAGCTAACCCTACCGGCTGACTTTACAGAGACAGACTTACTGAGGAAAGAGGCAGACTTCTACCAGATTGAACCCTTGATCCATTGCCTAAGTGATCCCAAGCCGCTGTACCCTCCCGACATCTTCGAGCAGGTTGTGGAGCTTTCCAGCACCCGCAAACTATCCAAATATTCCAACCCAGTTGCCGTTATCATCACACAGCTAACTATAACGACAAAGGTCCATGCCCTGCTGGAGGGTATTTCCAACAACTTCACCAAGTGGAACAAACATATGATGGATACCAGAGACTGCCAGGTGTCCTTCACCTTCGGGCCATGTGACTATCATCAGGAGGTGTCCCTGCGAGTTCATCTCATGGACTACATCATGAAACAAGGCTTCACCATCCGCAACACGCGTGTGCACCACATGAGCGAGCGGGCAAATGAGAATACTGTAGAGCATCACTGGACATTCTGTAGACCGGCACAAATAGTTGAAGACTGA
- the kctd6b gene encoding BTB/POZ domain-containing protein KCTD6 isoform X2 has translation MTTLVTLNVGGHLYTTSLSTLQRYPDSMLGAMFRGDFPTARDSHGNYFIDRDGTLFRYILNFLRTSELTLPADFTETDLLRKEADFYQIEPLIHCLSDPKPLYPPDIFEQVVELSSTRKLSKYSNPVAVIITQLTITTKVHALLEGISNNFTKWNKHMMDTRDCQVSFTFGPCDYHQEVSLRVHLMDYIMKQGFTIRNTRVHHMSERANENTVEHHWTFCRPAQIVED, from the coding sequence ATGACTACTCTTGTTACCTTAAACGTAGGAGGTCACCTGTACACCACCAGTTTGTCCACACTGCAGCGTTATCCGGACTCCATGCTGGGGGCCATGTTCCGGGGAGATTTCCCAACAGCCCGTGATTCGCATGGAAATTACTTTATTGACCGTGACGGCACACTTTTCAGATACATCCTGAACTTCCTGCGGACGTCAGAGCTAACCCTACCGGCTGACTTTACAGAGACAGACTTACTGAGGAAAGAGGCAGACTTCTACCAGATTGAACCCTTGATCCATTGCCTAAGTGATCCCAAGCCGCTGTACCCTCCCGACATCTTCGAGCAGGTTGTGGAGCTTTCCAGCACCCGCAAACTATCCAAATATTCCAACCCAGTTGCCGTTATCATCACACAGCTAACTATAACGACAAAGGTCCATGCCCTGCTGGAGGGTATTTCCAACAACTTCACCAAGTGGAACAAACATATGATGGATACCAGAGACTGCCAGGTGTCCTTCACCTTCGGGCCATGTGACTATCATCAGGAGGTGTCCCTGCGAGTTCATCTCATGGACTACATCATGAAACAAGGCTTCACCATCCGCAACACGCGTGTGCACCACATGAGCGAGCGGGCAAATGAGAATACTGTAGAGCATCACTGGACATTCTGTAGACCGGCACAAATAGTTGAAGACTGA
- the LOC133403651 gene encoding small integral membrane protein 4, with protein sequence MLQRSSTLRYFLGLVPGKRRFGPYRFLPVFFCIGGVMEWIMINVRIGRETFYDVYRRKRSEREYQQKVADGVIVLNEPTAK encoded by the exons ATGCTTCAGAGGAGTTCAACACTCCGATATTTTCTGGGCCTCGTACCTGGGAAACGTCGTTTTGGTCCGTATAGATTTCTTCCTGTCTTTTTTTGCATTGGAGGTGTCATGGAGTGGATTATGATCAACGTGAGGATAGGAAGAGAAACGTTTT ATGATGTCTACCGAAGAAAACGATCAGAGAGGGAGTACCAGCAGAAAGTGGCGGATGGTGTGATAGTTTTAAATGAACCTACAGCCAAGTGA
- the ognb gene encoding LOW QUALITY PROTEIN: osteoglycin, paralog b (The sequence of the model RefSeq protein was modified relative to this genomic sequence to represent the inferred CDS: inserted 2 bases in 1 codon), whose amino-acid sequence MPPSSRRARRXYLRAVPLPLDSFLHFLFSRHTSALLLSWTLSFAVGDESNKGEKVQSDMHDHDILQDTDQAVAPKAIDIPTCLLCVCLSGSVYCEDVSPEMSAVPALPKETAYLYARFNKITKITNQDFADTITLKLIDLRWNLITEIEDGAFSRLANLEELNLSDNRLTKLPTLPIRLMSFNANFNKLTTQGVKSTAFKKLTRLAYLYLGNNELTAVPQLPESLHTVHLHNNKIKTMTDETFCQGNTSYYIRANMHEVRLDGNPIQLWKHPYSFICLHSLPIGWYN is encoded by the exons ATGCCTCCGTCCTCCCGTCGCGCTCGGCG ATATCTCAGGGCAGTACCACTTCCGTTAGACAGCTTCTTGCATTTCCTCTTTTCTCGCCACACTTCTGCCTTAC TGCTCTCATGGACACTGTCCTTTGCAGTGGGAGATGAATCAAACAAAGGAGAAAAGGTGcag AGTGACATGCATGATCATGACATCCTTCAGGATACAGACCAAGCTGTAGCTCCAAAAGCCATTG ACATACCAACATGTTTACTATGTGTTTGCTTGAGTGGGTCTGTTTACTGTGAGGACGTGTCTCCTGAAATGTCAGCTGTGCCAGCATTGCCGAAGGAAACAGCTTATCTCTATGCACGCTTCAACAAAATCaccaaaataacaaatcaaGACTTTGCAGACACAA tcaCACTGAAACTAATTGACCTTCGTTGGAATCTCATCACGGAGATAGAGGACGGAGCTTTTTCCAGACTTGCAAATCTCGAGGAGCTCAATCTTTCAGACAACAGGCTGACTAAACTGCCCACACTTCCCATCAGGCTTATGTCTTTCAACGCCAACTTCAATAAGCTTACAACACAAGGTGTAAAGTCCACTGCTTTCAAG AAACTCACAAGACTGGCTTATCTTTACCTTGGAAACAATGAGCTGACAGCTGTGCCTCAACTTCCAGAGTCTCTTCACACTGTGCACCTACAT AACAACAAGATCAAAACAATGACAGATGAGACATTCTGCCAAGGAAACACCAGTTACTACATTCGAGCTAACATGCATGAAGTGAGACTGGATGGGAACCCCATCCAGCTGTGGAAGCACCCTTACAGCTTCATCTGTCTGCACAGTCTTCCAATCGGATGGTACAACTGA
- the LOC133403644 gene encoding 14-3-3 protein beta/alpha-1, which yields MDKNDLVQNAKLAEQAERYDDMAAAMKSVTEQSTELSNEERNLLSVAYKNVVGARRSSWRVISSIEQKIEGNEKKKQMAREYREKIESELQEICHDVLGLLDKYLIVNAGSSEGKVFYLKMKGDYYRYLSEVASGDAKKDTVDNSQQAYQQAFDISKGDMQPTHPIRLGLALNFSVFYYEIQNNPEKACSLAKTAFDEAIAELDTLNEDSYKDSTLIMQLLRDNLTLWTSENQGDEGETGEGEN from the exons ATGGATAAGAACGACCTGGTACAAAATGCCAAGCTTGCTGAGCAGGCTGAGCGCTATGACGATATGGCTGCAGCCATGAAGAGTGTGACAGAGCAAAGTACGGAGCTGTCAAATGAGGAGCGCAACCTTCTCTCGGTTGCCTACAAGAATGTGGTCGGGGCGCGCCGCTCATCCTGGCGCGTCATCTCCAGCATTGAGCAGAAGATTGAAGGCaatgagaagaagaagcagatggCACGTGAATATCGGGAGAAGATTGAATCCGAGCTGCAGGAAATCTGCCACGATGTGCTT ggGCTACTGGACAAGTACCTTATCGTCAATGCAGGTAGTTCTGAAGGCAAAGTCTTCTATCTGAAGATGAAAGGCGACTATTATAGATACCTGTCTGAGGTCGCATCTGGGGACGCTAAGAAGG ATACAGTGGATAATTCCCAGCAAGCGTACCAGCAAGCTTTTGACATTAGCAAGGGGGATATGCAGCCAACACACCCAATTCGGCTTGGACTGGCACTCAACTTCTCCGTCTTCTACTATGAGATCCAGAACAACCCGGAAAAGGCCTGCAGTCTGGCAAAGACG GCATTTGATGAAGCCATCGCTGAGCTTGACACTTTGAACGAGGACTCTTACAAAGACAGCACCCTGATCATGCAGCTACTAAGGGACAACTTGACT CTGTGGACATCAGAAAACCAGGGAGATGAGGGGGAGACCGGAGAAGGGGAAAACTAA
- the LOC133403638 gene encoding embryonic polyadenylate-binding protein-like isoform X1 has translation MMNSSGPTYPLASLYVGDLHPDVTEAMLYQKFSPAGPIMSIRVCRDIITRRSLGYAYINFQQPADAECALDTMNYDVLKGRPIRIMWSQRDPGLRKSGVGNIFIKNMDDSIDNKALYDTFSAFGNILSCKVVCDERGSKGYGFVHFETQEAANRAINTMNGMLLNDRKVFVGHFKSRKDREQEFGTKAMKFTNVYIKNFGEDYTDDNLKDVFSAFGKTLSVRVMKDERGHSRGFGFVNYANHEDAQKAVDEMNGKELNGKFLYVGRAQKRLERQGELKRRFDQIKQDRIQRYQGVNLYVKNLDDSIDDERLRKEFSPYGTITSAKVMTDGSQSKGFGFVCFSSPEEATKAVTEMNGRIIATKPLYVALAQRREERKAILTNKYMQRLATLRSMTSPIIDSYHQTGYYMTVPQASTHTFYEHNAISNMRSVPRWAGQSPRVQGPYSTQYVGGSAPRRGSTPIATVRQASTQAPRIASSTQKTNNIGTQTAGGRADLSGVSRSHFKYSSAVRNPQQVMPVPMTRLQVVPAPVMEQPVHAQSIEPLTASMLAGAPLVDQKQLFGERLYPLIHALHPNLAGKITGMLLEIDNSELLHMLESPESLHAKVDEAIAVLQAHQAKVSGPKK, from the exons ATGATGAACAGCAGCGGACCGACCTATCCCCTCGCctctttgtatgtcggggacCTGCATCCAGATGTTACAGAGGCCATGCTATACCAGAAGTTTTCTCCTGCTGGCCCAATCATGTCAATCCGTGTGTGTCGTGATATTATAACCCGGAGATCCTTGGGATATGCTTATATAAACTTCCAGCAACCAGCGGATG CTGAGTGTGCTTTGGATACAATGAACTACGATGTTCTCAAGGGACGCCCAATCCGAATAATGTGGTCTCAACGTGACCCAGGCCTCAGGAAGTCAGGCGTGGGCAACATCTTTATCAAGAACATGGATGATTCTATTGACAACAAGGCATTATATGATACCTTCTCAGCCTTTGGCAATATTTTGTCTTGCAAG GTCGTTTGTGATGAGAGAGGCTCAAAAGGGTACGGCTTTGTTCACTTTGAGACTCAGGAAGCTGCAAACCGCGCCATTAATACCATGAACGGAATGCTGCTGAATGACAGAAAAGT TTTTGTTGGCCACTTCAAGTCCCGCAAGGATCGAGAGCAGGAGTTCGGCACCAAAGCTATGAAATTCACCAATGTCTACATTAAAAATTTTGGTGAAGACTACACTGATGACAAtctaaaagatgttttttctgCATTTG GGAAGACTCTTAGTGTGCGTGTGATGAAGGACGAGCGAGGTCATTCGCGTGGATTTGGCTTTGTAAACTATGCCAACCACGAGGATGCGCAAAAG GCAGTCGATGAGATGAATGGTAAGGAACTCAACGGGAAGTTCCTCTACGTCGGGCGGGCTCAGAAGCGGCTGGAGCGTCAGGGAGAGCTTAAGCGCAGGTTTGACCAGATCAAACAGGACCGAATCCAGCGTTATCAG GGTGTCAATCTGTATGTGAAGAACTTGGACGATAGCATAGATGATGAGCGACTCCGGAAGGAGTTTTCCCCCTATGGCACCATAACAAGTGCTAAG GTCATGACTGATGGGTCCCAAAGCAAAGGCTTTGGCTTTGTCTGCTTTTCTTCACCTGAGGAAGCAACAAAAGCAGTTACTGAGATGAATGGAAGAATTATTGCAACTAAGCCCCTGTATGTGGCACTTGCCCAGCGACGGGAGGAGCGTAAAGCGATCCTCACTAACAAGTACATGCAGAGACTGGCCACCCTGAGGAGCATGACCAGTCCCATCATTGACTCGTACCATCAGACTGGCTACTACATGACTGTGCCACAG GCTTCCACACACACCTTCTATGAGCACAATGCCATCAGCAACATGAGATCAGTGCCTCGTTGGGCAGGACAGTCACCGAGAGTGCAGG GTCCATACTCAACCCAATATGTTGGCGGGTCTGCCCCTCGCCGTGGCTCCACTCCCATCGCCACAGTGAGACAAGCTTCCACTCAGGCTCCACGTATCGCCAGTTCCACACAAAAGACAA ATAACATCGGAACCCAGACTGCAGGTGGGCGAGCTGACCTGTCCGGTGTGTCCAGGAGTCATTTTAAGTACTCGTCGGCAGTGCGAAACCCACAGCAGGTCATGCCTGTACCCATGACTAGACTCCAG GTTGTTCCTGCCCCTGTGATGGAGCAGCCAGTGCATGCTCAAAGCATTGAACCACTCACCGCTTCAATGTTGGCTGGAGCACCACTTGTGGACCAGAAGCAGCTCTTTG gTGAGCGTCTGTACCCTCTGATCCATGCTCTTCACCCAAACCTGGCTGGAAAAATCACTGGAATGCTGCTGGAGATTGACAACTCTGAGCTGCTACACATGCTGGAGTCACCAGAGTCCCTCCACGCCAAG
- the LOC133403638 gene encoding embryonic polyadenylate-binding protein-like isoform X2: MMNSSGPTYPLASLYVGDLHPDVTEAMLYQKFSPAGPIMSIRVCRDIITRRSLGYAYINFQQPADAECALDTMNYDVLKGRPIRIMWSQRDPGLRKSGVGNIFIKNMDDSIDNKALYDTFSAFGNILSCKVVCDERGSKGYGFVHFETQEAANRAINTMNGMLLNDRKVFVGHFKSRKDREQEFGTKAMKFTNVYIKNFGEDYTDDNLKDVFSAFGKTLSVRVMKDERGHSRGFGFVNYANHEDAQKAVDEMNGKELNGKFLYVGRAQKRLERQGELKRRFDQIKQDRIQRYQGVNLYVKNLDDSIDDERLRKEFSPYGTITSAKVMTDGSQSKGFGFVCFSSPEEATKAVTEMNGRIIATKPLYVALAQRREERKAILTNKYMQRLATLRSMTSPIIDSYHQTGYYMTVPQASTHTFYEHNAISNMRSVPRWAGQSPRVQGPYSTQYVGGSAPRRGSTPIATVRQASTQAPRIASSTQKTNNIGTQTAGGRADLSGVSRSHFKYSSAVRNPQQVMPVPMTRLQLVAC, encoded by the exons ATGATGAACAGCAGCGGACCGACCTATCCCCTCGCctctttgtatgtcggggacCTGCATCCAGATGTTACAGAGGCCATGCTATACCAGAAGTTTTCTCCTGCTGGCCCAATCATGTCAATCCGTGTGTGTCGTGATATTATAACCCGGAGATCCTTGGGATATGCTTATATAAACTTCCAGCAACCAGCGGATG CTGAGTGTGCTTTGGATACAATGAACTACGATGTTCTCAAGGGACGCCCAATCCGAATAATGTGGTCTCAACGTGACCCAGGCCTCAGGAAGTCAGGCGTGGGCAACATCTTTATCAAGAACATGGATGATTCTATTGACAACAAGGCATTATATGATACCTTCTCAGCCTTTGGCAATATTTTGTCTTGCAAG GTCGTTTGTGATGAGAGAGGCTCAAAAGGGTACGGCTTTGTTCACTTTGAGACTCAGGAAGCTGCAAACCGCGCCATTAATACCATGAACGGAATGCTGCTGAATGACAGAAAAGT TTTTGTTGGCCACTTCAAGTCCCGCAAGGATCGAGAGCAGGAGTTCGGCACCAAAGCTATGAAATTCACCAATGTCTACATTAAAAATTTTGGTGAAGACTACACTGATGACAAtctaaaagatgttttttctgCATTTG GGAAGACTCTTAGTGTGCGTGTGATGAAGGACGAGCGAGGTCATTCGCGTGGATTTGGCTTTGTAAACTATGCCAACCACGAGGATGCGCAAAAG GCAGTCGATGAGATGAATGGTAAGGAACTCAACGGGAAGTTCCTCTACGTCGGGCGGGCTCAGAAGCGGCTGGAGCGTCAGGGAGAGCTTAAGCGCAGGTTTGACCAGATCAAACAGGACCGAATCCAGCGTTATCAG GGTGTCAATCTGTATGTGAAGAACTTGGACGATAGCATAGATGATGAGCGACTCCGGAAGGAGTTTTCCCCCTATGGCACCATAACAAGTGCTAAG GTCATGACTGATGGGTCCCAAAGCAAAGGCTTTGGCTTTGTCTGCTTTTCTTCACCTGAGGAAGCAACAAAAGCAGTTACTGAGATGAATGGAAGAATTATTGCAACTAAGCCCCTGTATGTGGCACTTGCCCAGCGACGGGAGGAGCGTAAAGCGATCCTCACTAACAAGTACATGCAGAGACTGGCCACCCTGAGGAGCATGACCAGTCCCATCATTGACTCGTACCATCAGACTGGCTACTACATGACTGTGCCACAG GCTTCCACACACACCTTCTATGAGCACAATGCCATCAGCAACATGAGATCAGTGCCTCGTTGGGCAGGACAGTCACCGAGAGTGCAGG GTCCATACTCAACCCAATATGTTGGCGGGTCTGCCCCTCGCCGTGGCTCCACTCCCATCGCCACAGTGAGACAAGCTTCCACTCAGGCTCCACGTATCGCCAGTTCCACACAAAAGACAA ATAACATCGGAACCCAGACTGCAGGTGGGCGAGCTGACCTGTCCGGTGTGTCCAGGAGTCATTTTAAGTACTCGTCGGCAGTGCGAAACCCACAGCAGGTCATGCCTGTACCCATGACTAGACTCCAG CTGGTTGCCTGTTGA